In one Heptranchias perlo isolate sHepPer1 chromosome 25, sHepPer1.hap1, whole genome shotgun sequence genomic region, the following are encoded:
- the LOC137342325 gene encoding uncharacterized protein — MLGLASVAHIPGTKIGKKKKLMILELNLLHRTPVKILILFFFTFQVNCQLSVGNKSLARKRMSGYGPYFADDEESSEDKISQLGSANTTGNDQTKTSEASTKDGFSGHQDDSKSNGTSAFSSSYHTNEDNTSYVSTTFSDPNDHSSQKQAVSSKSKRQGTQNESKFCTDSSEVSCDDLVIVLEESKFLKVLEDVVKELVEKLVTEKISGRSSVASQKQISGNQSSRSKPGNKTVDIKRSFDKKVKDLTESQKNNLEKPGAGPDLSKRAQHEHTVSDEKLTPQSSQQKSSKTPSESTQGKTVQPKTKVNKNKASGAKANSASSRERAAESSPIHDLNASDNQTCYFKSKSSAAKKELLRTLPYRLFHLNLLFSAGGKDIFQKLAGSFFKYADWDPAAILTSGPERRNGCGFPARSAWREEEWRLEDAQTARQASLIDRLVSVGREKSNGEDVFRLAGANCSASAAALIIFLSKNETIKLRHGGSHLIKVELLTISKTKFEYFHPCSRQTYTSKLNAGQRMVTVSAKNLGG, encoded by the exons ATGctgggccttgccagtgtcgcccacatcccagggacaaaaattggcaaaaaaaagaagCTGATGATCCTGGAGCTGAACCTTCTTCACAGGACGCCAGTTAAAATCCTGATATTGTTCTTCTTCACATTCCAGGTAAACTGCCAGCTAAGCGTTGGCAACAAGAGTCTCGCAAGGAAAAGGATGTCAGGATATGGCCcctactttgctgatgatgaagAATCATCGGAAGATAAA ATTTCACAGTTAGGATCTGCAAACACCACTGGGAATGACCAAACAAAGACATCGGAAGCCTCTACAAAGGACGGATTTTCTGGACATCAAGATGACTCCAAATCCAATGGCACGTCAGCATTTTCATCCTCATATCACACAAATGAAGACAATACATCTTATGTCAGTACCACGTTCAGTGATCCAAATGACCACAGTTCTCAAAAACAAGCAGTAAGTAGTAAATCCAAAAGGCAGGGGACACAAAACGAATCCAAGTTTTGCACAGATTCATCCGAAGTTTCATGTGATGACCTCGTGATAGTTTTGGAAGAAAGTAAATTCTTAAAAGTTCTGGAAGACGTTGTGAAGGAATTGGTTGAAAAACTGGTGACTGAGAAAATATCAGGTAGAAGTTCTGTTGCCTCCCAAAAACAGATATCAGGCAATCAAAGTTCACGTTCCAAGCCAGGAAATAAAACAGTGGATATTAAAAGAAGTTTTGATAaaaaagttaaagatttaaccgaATCACAAAAGAATAATTTGGAAAAGCCTGGGGCAGGCCCAGATCTATCAAAGCGTGCGCAGCATGAACACACTGTGAGCGATGAAAAATTAACCCCACAGTCAAGCCAACAGAAAAGTTCAAAGACGCCTTCAGAATCAACACAAGGGAAAACAGTACAACCAAAGACTAAAGTGAACAAGAACAAGGCTTCCGGTGCCAAAGCAAATTCAGCGAGCTCGAGAGAACGTGCAGCTGAATCCAGTCCTATACACGACCTCAACGCATCAGACAACCAAACATGCTATTTCAAGAGCAAATCATCTGCGGCAaagaag GAGCTGCTGCGGACGTTGCCGTACCGAC TCTTCCATTTAAACCTGCTCTTCTCAGCGGGCGGGAAGGACATCTTCCAGAAactggcggggtccttctttaaatatgcggaTTGGGACCcggctgctattttaaccagtggGCCTGAGCGGAGAAACGGTtgtggctttcccgccaggtCGGCCTGGCGGGAAGAAGAGTGGCGACTGGAAGACgcccaaacag CCCGACaggccagcttgattgacaggctggtctcagtcggacgagaGAAGAGCAacggagaggacgtgttcag GTTGGCTGGCGCCAATTGCAGTGCCTCTGCTGCTGCCTTGATCATTTTCCTTTCCAAAAATGAAACGATAAAATTAAGACATGGAGGTAGCCACCTTATCAAAGTAGAACTGCTGACCATTTCTAAAACAAAATTTGAATATTTTCACCCCTGTAGTCGGCAGACTTACACGAGTAAGCTGAATGCAGGTCAGCGGATGGTGACGGTGTCAGCAAAGAATCTTGGCGGTTAA